ACGTCTTCAATGATGACACTGAGGCGACGCTCCGCGTCAAACAAGCGACGGATGTTCAGATTCAAGCTCAGTACTTCAAACAGTTTCTCCATTTTCTCCATCTCATCCGGAGCTGGCATATCCCCGCTCATCATACGTTGTTGCAGTTCCATTTGTTGATCACGGAAGTTATCCAGCATTGCTTTTGCATCCGGATCAGCTTCAATCAGCTTCATCGCGGAAGTAATCTCTTCCACCTCGCTGCTTTCTCTCAGTGCTTTGGCCAAATCATTGGCTTTGTCATAAATGTTCACTATTATTCCTCCTCAGATTGGTTTGTTCATCCGTGT
The nucleotide sequence above comes from Paenibacillus sp. W2I17. Encoded proteins:
- a CDS encoding YlbF family regulator, whose amino-acid sequence is MNIYDKANDLAKALRESSEVEEITSAMKLIEADPDAKAMLDNFRDQQMELQQRMMSGDMPAPDEMEKMEKLFEVLSLNLNIRRLFDAERRLSVIIEDVNKIIADSLGHLYGGAEA